One Ictalurus furcatus strain D&B chromosome 22, Billie_1.0, whole genome shotgun sequence genomic window, CCTGGAATTACACACGGTTGCAGTGACAGTTCACTACTCGCTTGGTTACTCCTGGCAGTAAAAATAAcgacaaaagtaaataaatatacagatttAAAACGAATTCTCGTCTTACAAACACATCACGCTGTAATAATTCACTcggctgttttttgttgttgtttttttaaaagaagaaaatgctAAAACCAGGCCACTTAGCTAACAATTAGCAAAACTAGCCACCAAAGCTAACGCCACGAAACTGTTGTAACTACATTTAATCACCTGACCGGTTCCGCGACAGAACACAACTTCACTTGTTCCATTTGCCATGAAAACCGCGCATATAAACCCAACACCAAGATAAACACACTGCAAAAGATTTCCCGAATGCAGTAGCGTGCGCCCTGACGTGCCGGAGGTTGATGACGTCAATTCCATGCGACGGTCTTAGCTTGAATGGCTGCTTGGCAACGCGCGCTCGTTTGTGTTTATTAAGCGTTCAGTCTGACTGATGATCAGAGATTAATCTGATGTTAAACACCGCTTTAAGCTCGTTTGGTGCTCAGGTTGTGTTAGTGACGTCCAGCGATGAGAATCATCCACCGGAAAGCATGATTGATGGGTGAGTTATTATGGCTTAACGTTAAAGCTAGttatttgtctttttctctctctttccaaaCAGGGAACTGATGTTCTGATTATATCTGATTTTACTGCAGAAACACGGAGACGTTCTGGCTGTCGACGGGAATGTTTCCTCAAGAGTTCATCATCCGATTCCCAGATAACATGAAAATATCGGTGATCTCCATCGACAGTTTTAACAGTATGTATTCAAATTCAAGTCCACCTGTACATTGCAGTGCACATTGGCATCTTACAGTGATTTCAGTGAGTTTACTGAACACTACATTAAGTTTTAACTGTTTGTTACAGTAAAACAGTTAAGAATAGAGAAAAGCACACAAGAGGATGAGAAATTTTACCTCATGGCAGAGAAAGGTATGTATACGGTTTtaatttttacctttattttattttatacaatgaGGTTTGAGACAAACCTGACTATTGAGTCAGTAAAACAGTACGGACACAAAAATACTCGTCAAACAACAGTCtgtgtcaaaaaaaagaaaagaaaaaaaattaaacatgtacAACTGAATGAGGTCCTGTGAATTTTATCAATTTAAGTCCACAGAATAACAAGGTTTTACTACCTCTGGCAAAAATTAGGGAAtcgacacacacagaggatgtTTTTGTCACCTggcttttttactttgtagcaaataaacacatCAGAGCTATGACACCAAACaatgtttaatagctgaacagtCTGGCTTCGTAAAACATGCCTCAAACAAATCCagtgaaagtgttttatttaagaCATATTCTTTTCcaaatcaagtagaggaaaaaacgATGGAATCATCAAcggaaaaaaatcacaattagtaaTTTGTTGCTCCTCCTTGGTCTTTTATGACAGCCTGAATTCTTTAAGGCGTGGACTtaactaatgaaaaacaatattctccatcaagttggttccaactttctcgaaTAGTGGTCGATAGATCAGCTTCacaggatggagccttgtctTTGACTGATGTtttaaatttccaccataaattttcaagCAGTTTGAGATCCAGACagtttgctggccatgtcacTGAGTCGAtgtgcctttcctgaagaaaaggtTTAACACTCTTTACTCTGTGGTAAGATGCATTACCAtactgaaaaatgacttcatcaccaaacctattttctatcgatggaatgagaaaagtgtccgaAATTTCAGTGTACACCTTTGCACTGACTGTTGAGGTCTAGCCTGGTCCTTTACATGACATGTAACCCCATATCATAAACGAGTGGGgaaagttgattgttttcttcaggcagtcgTCTTTGTGTTTCATTAGAACAACACCAGAcgaaagttccagcatcatctccttggccaatgcagattcaTGATTcctcactgaatatcactttcatccaatcatccacatcCATGATCACTTCTCTATAGCCCATTGTAACCTTGTTtgcttctgtttaggtgttagtgctggtttttgtTTGGATTTTCTATAcctaaatcccatttcattcaacTGATTACTTATACGTCTGTCATAAACATTGACTTCTGTTTCCacccatttgtttttgttttgttgtgcattttctattttcaaagCACATcactttgagttttctatcctgacgCTTTGACGTCTTCCTTTGACgtttttataaccttcccattttgtttatacttgcaccaaattttagacacagctgactgggaacaacagACTTTgtttggatttccttcttgaaggagttttataatcctttccattgtttcagttGACTACTCTCTTGTTgaggccatgtttcctttcaaaaagtccaaggttaaggtGTGTAAGCActctctcttttaactgcagactaagtagcatttttagatttgtgctggtatttgttttagaaatgcaaattacaaggtgattccataatttttttgtctgcttaatttgggaaaaaaatgctattaattaaaatacaaagccagaatgttcagctattaaacaaaaattgttttgtgtgatttctatctatctgtgatttgtttatttgctacaaagtaaaaaagccaggtgaacatcctctaagttgtggtgattccataattgtTTGCCAGAGGTTGTATCAGTCTTAGTGTTTTTAATGAAACTCACATGAACTTTCTCTTTTAGAGTTTGAACACATAGAGGGAGGTctacaaacaaatgaaataccagtgagcttttttttctcttcattgcTGTTCTGTCCTGCCTACTAAAGCTGaactataatgtaatatataaccCATATATGAATGTGTTTTCTGCAGGTTGACGGCTCAAACGCGACACAGCTACGGTTTCTCATCCTCTCTGGATATGATCATTTTGTCTCAGTGCACAGAGTGGGCATACAGGCATGAGAATGACTTTAATGGGTCACCAGGACTTGTGAAGTAGCCTCATTATATTTTAcatcatgtacagtacatccagaaagtattcacagcaatTCACAGCGCTCCATTGAtgatctcaaggatgatcagtggaaacaggatgcacctgagctcaattttgagtgtcattgcaaaggctgtgaatacttatgaacatgtgctttttttgttttttatttttaataaatttgcaaagatttcaaacaaacttctttcacgttgtcattatggggtattgtttgtcgaattttgaggaaaatattgaatttaatccatttttgaataaggctgtaacataaaatgtggaaaaagtgaagcgctgtgaatactttccagatgcactgtacagcaaacaatccaaaaaaaaaaaaacaactcactgTATTTTGTACTAAATTAAACTGTCAAACATGTCAAATAATCTGACTGTTTAAAGTCACTCAGGTATGCTAATCCCAACATGTTTTGCAGACTCTCAATATTAGTCCTACACTAGAAACTCACCCTTAGTGACACTTGACATTAAAAAGCAGCTCAATAATcccattctttatttattattattatctttatcagagttgggtataacacGTTACAAAGtactgtattctaatgactttctgataacacagtaatgtaatgcattacattttacatttatatcatttaattagttgctgatgtcaataaaatcacattacttgctttacaaatttattgttaattaaactataagtaaaatgtattttttaaaataaaatcacgaCTCTCacttctgccaaacgctagctcacacagtcagtgagaGGAAAAGTTGATATACTgcgactattttttttttaatcagtaaaggggttgaatcaGAAACACTAATAATGACTaatgatgctgagcaggaaaacagtgtgtaaatgtctatgagttccagtttatgtgaatgtgatatgagcagagcataagtaAAGATAATGTATGCTGCATggtactgtagcagctaaacctaGAAAATGATGTTGTggctccccttggctagcgacaccaaactagcctagttagaaaagttttatattttatcggtctgatagtcctacaaacagtgacaacacccgaggcaagttttatgataaatccaactttttctgatcatgtcatacattgacacgcactaaaattactgaaagaactacgagtttcactttgtagtgtatttttgtaggtttgatagatTTTGAAATTAACttgaaagtaattagtaatctgattactttttacatgcagtaatcagtaatgtaatcagcttacaattttaaagtagtaattagtaatctggagtggattactttttttagtaacttacccaacagtgagtataatttttatatataaattatatataaaaactaaaGTAATAAAGAGAAACCTCAAATGATCGTGTCAACCATTTTACTGCTCATGTCAAGcagataaacaaaaaacactacaCAGTAACAGTGACGAACAGGAATAGCGTTCTCTCTTCACAATTTCCAAAGAACCCAAGGAACAGTGGAGTGAAACTCTGTAGCTTCACATCCTAAAGACACCAAAGCGAGTCTTCTGTGTGGGGGCGCTGAGAGCAGCACTCAGACTGAGTCCTAGGACGAGGCGCGTGTCAGCAGGGTCAATGATTCCATCATCCCATAGTCTGATTACATGAAACGAGGAAAACCGGATTAGAAACATTTCAAATCTTACATGATATAATTCAAGATTAACATTAAGAATTGAAGGAGTAtgtctaaataaaaatcactggaGATGGTATGTACTGAGTAGATTGTAAATTGACaggatattattattagtagtagtattacatTAGTTGTGGTTATAATTTAAAAGATGAAGGCTTAACCATGTGACTAAAAGGCTAATAACTATGAGACATCATTAATTGACCAAACAGGTGGATTTTCACCTGCACCATGAACATGTCCGTTCGGTATGTGACTGGTTACCTGGCACTGGAGTAATACGGACTTCCCTCCTCCTCAAATCGGCTGATAATAGGCTTCTTCAAAGCAGCCTCCTGTTCTGCTGTAAGCTAGAGGGACAGGGGGCAAATATGAATTTTAAACTCTACAGAACTCCGCTCCAAAGCCACAGATTGATTTAAAAGAACACAAGAAGACACTAACAAGATGGAGGAAGATCCATAGTGTAGTGTGAAGTGCTGCATATTAAAATGAGTCTACCATACATCAAGGCTATAACACTAAAATCTGCCCAAAGGTTATTTTCAAAGCCTTTCCTGGAGACAGAATTAGAGAGAAGCTGATCCTTACCTCTTTCCCTTCCCTGGCTTTCTGATCTTTAGTAATGGTGGCCAACACATTCGCTGCTTGCTCTCCTCCCATCACTGAGATGCGCGAGTTCGGCCACAAGTACAGGAATCGGGGACTACAGAACATGGATCAAgtaagcaaggaataaaacacaagcgGGGCATaatgtcataggaaaataaccaacgatTGGGTGGTGTCTTCTTATATCATGGCAGTTTACCAACagacatacttttttttgttttatccgtttattgtTACCAGTATATTTTTTACCAGTAACAATACCATTTACATTTAGGTATCTATAATTAATTTCCTTTTCTCTTTATAAAGTCCTAATATCATTTATTTGATAAGCAGGTAGAACCAAGCACCTGTATGCTCTTCCACACATGCCGTAGTTTCCAGCCCCATAGGATCCTCCGATGATTACAGTGAACTTGGGCACATTAGCACAGGCCACAGCTGTCACCATCTTAGCACCATCTTTAGCAATGCCGCCTGCCTCGTACTCTCTCCCAACCATAAATCCTGTAACAGAGAACATACATGGCTGAACATTGCATTAGTGTCTATGCAGTCAGAAGTggaacaaatttaaaaaaacgtgcacacacacacacacacacacacacacacattacatattatttatatatatatatatatatatatatatatatatatatatatatatatatatatatatatatatatatataaataaatcattggtTAAAAAtgtcatagaaaaaaaaatacatgactAGAAAGTGTAGCTCTACACTCTGTTGTTCAGACTTGCCTGTGATGTTCTGAAGGAAGATCAGGGGAATGTTCCTTTGACAGCACAGCTCAATAAAATGAGTTGCCTGTAAAACAAAATGCTATATAACTGTACACATTCATAAAATACAGTGAAAAATTCTTACACAAAATATCCTATAGCATCCACCTCTACAGTCCGAGAGGCCATCTACAGCTTTCTGAAggaaatagaaacattttatcCTGTATGATAAATTGCTTGTGGCAGTTTTACAAGAAATCCAGATGTTTCGATAAATATaaattagaaaaaagaaaataaagcaacCCCTTCTCCTGATAAACCAGTGTTGCTTGgcctgtatatacatacatactggaAGCCAAAAGACTCTTACTTTTTATGACACAATAACAGCTGCCAATTATGTATTGTGTCTAGTATTTACTCAGACTTTCTAATGAAATGTTCTATACAAGAAGAGAGAATATAACACTTTTCACACTTTCACCAGTCTGCTCATTCAAAttatttcaagttttaaaacaggaaaaatggtGTTTTCCAATTTTAGTTACAATTACAtgtatatagcgcttttctagacattCAAAGCGCTggtacccctactcttttatgagaagtgtcctgggatttttaatgatcacagagagtcaggatctcggtttaacgtctcatccgaaagacggtgctctttttacagtatagtgtccccctCTCTATACTGGGGAATTAGGCCCCatacagaccacagggtgagcacctcctgctggcctcactaataccacttccatccaggtactggccaggctctactctgcttagcttcagtggaataccaggtgagagctgcagggagatatggctctggttttaaatgaaagagtGACAACCGAAGGCAGCAGGTGCAGATTTATAGATCACTCTTCATGCACTCGAAGTGTTGTTTCCTAACAGAGGAATGTGTAACTCACTTTTTTTGCTGATTCTGAGAATAGCACTCCATTATTGGCAATGATCCCGACAGGATAACCAAATATCCGTGCGAAACCTAGATACAAACAGCAGCACCACGTACGAGTATGAAATCCCaagccatatttataaaagTGCTGAAATGTAATGCTTCATTCATAACAGAACTAAGATATGTAACATCATATGCACCTGTTACCAGTGTGTCTCCATAGAAGGCCTTGAATTCGTCAAATTTACTGCCATCAACTATACGGGCGATCACCTGCAATTAAATATGGCTGTCAAACCTCTGCAATAACACAATTAAGTAACATCCTTTTCTCAAAtgtaaagaacaataaaaatagaaaagcaGTCCCATTAAAgcttaattaatttatttttaactacaGAACGTTTTTGTAATTCTGTAACATAATGTTGGCTCCTTCACACAGGATAATGAACATCCAGTTTTCTCAAATGTACCCAGATGTAAACACCAGCATTACATGACAGGTGTGTGAGTTTTCAACAAGACAGCACGGAAATCAACCCTGGACAAGGAGAGGCCCTGCATCTGACTCCAGTGTTCCATGATGGATCAATTATAGACTGACTCACAGCCACTTTGTGTGGGAGATTAATGTGGCCTGTTAGATATTGTTAGACTACAGTTATTACCAAAAAGGACAGAAATCACACTGATTTGTTAGAGCTACTGTGAAGGGAATTGAACTGAACTTCGACCTAAATTAATTTAGCTGGGTAGATGAGCTGGACAAAATAGCAGCAGGATCATCATGATCAAGGGGTTTTAGTAATTTTACATTTCAATCTTGAAAAACTACAGCTTTTGTACATTTGTAGTGAATTCATGAATGATTTCAATTACAGTACTCGCCTGAGTAAAACATATCCAGGTTGtcttaaaaagattaaaaaaccAAAAGGAACCTCTTTGATGTCAAAATTTCGTTTCAAGTTCTCTCCCACGAtgccataaagctcgtcagctgGGAATAACGGAGCCTCGGGAGGTTCCACAGTAACCTGAAAACATCGAATAAACGATGTAACTGGTGACCGAGTTCAACAAATACatttccataaaaaataaaacagcaagaTATAAACTCCGGTAGCATTACATCCAGTTTCTTCTGGTAGTTCAGGTTGCGCACTGCTTTCCGTGCCAGGTGAAGAGCATGATCATCATCTAAGGCGTAGTGATCAGTTACACCAGATTTTCTGGAGGGGGAAGGATTGAGGATTAATTACAGaaatttacattaaataataaacacatgatATTTTTAGTACTTATATAGTATGCCATCAGAAAAGTGAACCTGCAGTGAAGATCAGCACCTCCAAGGTCTTCAGCAGAGACTTCCTCACCTGTAGCAGCTTTTacctacaaaacacacacacacacacacacacacagggttttaTCTAACTTTACAACcatacatatttaataaaactgaCAAGAGACAGGCCAGAGtacataattttgtaaaatttaaCATACCAGTGGAGGTCCCCCAAGAAAAATGGTTCCTTGTTTGCTCACAATGATGCTTTCATCTGCCATGGCGGGGACATAGGCACCCCCTGCTGTACAAGAGCCCATCACTACAGCAATCTGTAACAGAAGCATGAAGTCAAGTACTATTcagagatatatataatatagtgtgtgtgcgtgtggggcagtgttttttgggttgtttttttttaacattaggATAAGAATGTCCATGATATTATTCATTCTGTTGAATAGTctgatatttgacatttattactgtggtatacatttacaaaatggcTTACAAGTGAGAGTAAATAAAATTCAAGCACAGAGTTGTTAAAAGTAGCCAAAAGCATTACAAGTGCTGCAAAACACTTTCCATCAACTGACCAGAAACAACAGCAAAGTAGGGAGCCAAAAACACACATGGTGCAAGTGTTCAAGCTTAAAGATTATAATCAATCCAGCCCTCTTACATTATTACTAAATATACTAAATATActaccatggtgcaacacaaaaCATAACAGTCCAGTAGTTCCAGCAGATCCATACCTGTGCAATGCCCTCTGAGGACAAGCGTGCCTGGTTGTAAAAGATGCGTCCAAAGTGATCTCTATCAGGAAAGACGTCAGCCTGTCGGGGTAAGTTGGCCCCTCCAGAGTCCACTGGAGAGAAAAGAGATTATTTCCAGACTTCCACAACACAAACAAAGCATACCGAGAGGGGAAAACAGAGTGCTCTATATGTTCCTATTGATATACTGGCTAATTTGAAAGGTTATATGGACTTATCAACATTGAAATGTCTTGCTGATGTAGCCCCAATAATGTCTTCATAAAAACATCCATCCACGCATCAATtatccataccacttatcctacacagggtcggaGGGAACCTAGAACCTAttccaggggacttggggcacaaaccaacccactgcagggcacaatcacacacacacactcacacactaaggacaatttagagatgccaatcagcctacaatgcctgtctttggactgagggagaaaaccggagtacccggaggaaaccctgaagcacgaggagaacatgcaaactttacGTAcccagggcggaggcaggaatcgaacccccaaacccggaggtgcgaggcaaacatgctaaccactaaacctcCATGCCaaactttgttaaaaaaaacattgtatagGAAACCTTGTTCTTGTGTGTATTTTAACCAACCACCAAACATATTGGTTCGAATTTGCTTTCCTCGCATCCATGTACAATCTCTTAAGACAAAAActggtatttatttcagtctgaaatgcacccagtgttcccaagaTAGGCTGCAGATCCGGACCAGGATAAAAAGATGGCtacatatggatggatggatggctggctggctggctggctgacTGACTGAATTTCCAACTCACCCAGGTAAATACATGGCAAGTGGTTCTGCTGTGCAATCTCCTGTGCTCGAAGGTGTTTCTTCACAGTAACTGGATAATAGGTGCCTCCTTTGACAGTGGCATCGTTTGCAACTACGATACACTCCAccctgcaaaaaaacaacaacaaaccaaaCTGTTTGTTATTCCTATTCTCTACAGGATGatatattcataaaacagtaatGAAGGGAAAAGTTTACAACATCTGTTACGAATTCTCACCCGGACACCCTGCCAATGCCAGTGATGATTCCTCCAGCAGGTACTTCCTCATTACCGTACAATTCATAAGCAGCAAACTgggaaaattccagaaatggaGAGCTGcacatacacaaaacaaaaaaaagtgttaagaaatgaaatgaaaccctGCCAGATTAATGTGTTTAGGCGTGTTTTCATTATACCCCGGGTCCAGCAGCCTGTCAATGCGCTCCCGAGGCAAAAGCTTTCCTCTGGATGTGTGCAGTTTCCTAGCTCTCTCTCCTCCACCTGTAGAAATGAAATATTGTGTAAACACACTGGTCAGTGTCTGCTAAGGTCACCCTGTCAAAAGTTCAttcatacaaatataaattatattcattataagACTGAGACACTCGCTTACCGAGCTTTATCTTTTCTGCTTTGTCTTTCAGTTCCTTGACCAGGGCTTGCATGCGTTCATAGTTTTCCTATTGGGAAAAGTGATAGTGAAATATTTACCAGCATGTTTTAATAGTCTGATATTTACAAACTAACTATTTACAACTTGTAACTAGCTAATAGAGTGaattcaatttattattttttgctgatTTTAACTGACTGCGTTGTTTAATTCATTGTATTGTACCTTGTTTGAAAAGACGCCAAATTGTTTGGTTTTGCTATTAATTCAAGAAGCAACAGCATATAAAACAAAACCCTGGTTAAATCCCAAATTACTTCCCACGTTCTCTATACGTAAACTATATAAGGCATGAAGTAATGCTTTTTCCGCCCTAGCTAGTGCACTAAAGCTTCATTCAGAGCCATTTAACATCGAGCCACAATCAGAGCTAATGGCCAAGGACGTTGGTGTTACCCACTAAGGCTCACTGTTCTCGGGCATACGTTGTAAATCCAGTCCGAGGCTTCTCGCTTGGCCTACCTGATACACGGGagactgtgtgtctgtctgggAGCCCAGTGTCGCGACTTTCTCTGCATGGTAAAGTCTCGATATGGCGCTCCTGCTACGAAGAAAGGCCACAGCTGGTCTAATAGTCTGTAGTATCATATTTTCAGCATGAATGTAGAATATAAACACTGCCGCTACGGTGTGTTAGTGCCACAGCATTCTAGCCTTTCAGTACGGTGACAGATAAactgaagccccgcccccacacACGCCAACCAAAGAAAACTGTTATAAGAGTTGCCGCCTACATCATGAGGTCTTTGATTGACAGTACGTTGGGAAGCCGCAGTCTGGAATActtgagattttatttattgatttgtcTTTACAATATGTTTTCATATGCAAATGTTAAattcaatattatttaaatCTGACATGCCAATGcaactgtaatatatattttcccaTTGAATTTGACTTGTGTCTTGAATATCACACACAAGGAGATAACAGTCCTCCGCTTAGCTTTGTATCACATCAAACCACTCTGTCATTAATCACAGCACACCT contains:
- the hspb11 gene encoding intraflagellar transport protein 25 homolog, with product MLNTALSSFGAQVVLVTSSDENHPPESMIDGNTETFWLSTGMFPQEFIIRFPDNMKISVISIDSFNIKQLRIEKSTQEDEKFYLMAEKEFEHIEGGLQTNEIPVDGSNATQLRFLILSGYDHFVSVHRVGIQA
- the mccc2 gene encoding methylcrotonoyl-CoA carboxylase beta chain, mitochondrial, whose protein sequence is MILQTIRPAVAFLRSRSAISRLYHAEKVATLGSQTDTQSPVYQENYERMQALVKELKDKAEKIKLGGGERARKLHTSRGKLLPRERIDRLLDPGSPFLEFSQFAAYELYGNEEVPAGGIITGIGRVSGVECIVVANDATVKGGTYYPVTVKKHLRAQEIAQQNHLPCIYLVDSGGANLPRQADVFPDRDHFGRIFYNQARLSSEGIAQIAVVMGSCTAGGAYVPAMADESIIVSKQGTIFLGGPPLVKAATGEEVSAEDLGGADLHCRKSGVTDHYALDDDHALHLARKAVRNLNYQKKLDVTVEPPEAPLFPADELYGIVGENLKRNFDIKEVIARIVDGSKFDEFKAFYGDTLVTGFARIFGYPVGIIANNGVLFSESAKKATHFIELCCQRNIPLIFLQNITGFMVGREYEAGGIAKDGAKMVTAVACANVPKFTVIIGGSYGAGNYGMCGRAYSPRFLYLWPNSRISVMGGEQAANVLATITKDQKAREGKELTAEQEAALKKPIISRFEEEGSPYYSSARLWDDGIIDPADTRLVLGLSLSAALSAPTQKTRFGVFRM